In the Brassica napus cultivar Da-Ae chromosome A7, Da-Ae, whole genome shotgun sequence genome, one interval contains:
- the LOC106345945 gene encoding uncharacterized protein LOC106345945 isoform X1: protein MSLPMTGSKIEIERFDGDGDFSLWKRRMYAFLSVSGLKDALEAKTSSSEVKDEASDDDDLDAKKEKQAVLDARSERCEKAMNLIFLNVGDHVLRKIERCTTAADTWLLLETLYQPKSLPNRVHAQLQLYGFKMQDGKTIDENVDDFLKIVGELSHLSIEVPEEVQAVLLLSSLPSKYDQLKETLKYSRDVIKVEDVTSSAKSKEKELKETSGSRTSSEGHFVRGRSENRTWSSGKGKNYGRSRSKSAEGKKICWICGKEGHFKKQCYKWLERNKGKSQSRNQPESSLARDDAQDLVGLIASEVNLSQDQNDLEEWVLDTGCSFHMTARKEVFINLQEKASGKVRMANNSHTEVKGIGSVRFRNQDGTTFVLHEVRFMPGIARNLISLGNLEQKGCEFRGSGGVVKIVKGCVVIMKGERKGNDTLYILKGSAVKVEACTAAASSQISDEEAKMATTRLWHSRLGHVGQKGLEVLAKEGCIDKSSITNLDFCEDCVIGKAHKVSFGKAKHVTKEKLDYVHSDLWGSPNVPESLSSCHYFISFIDDWSRKVWIYFLKTKDEAFEKFVEWKKMVEIQSERKVKKLRTDNGLEYCNLRFDKFCKEEGVVRHRTCTYTPQQNGVAERLNRSIMNKVRSILSESGLELKFWAEAASTSVYVINRLPSSAIDFEIPEQRWTTALPELSGLRRFGCVVYVHTDEGKLNPRSKKGVFTGYPEGVKGFRVWLLDDERCVISRNVIFREDLMYKDINKIESSGTSILVPYDLTNKSSSLDLAGDQEEQVNTQEGVSSSTGAGETTVQTEAIETSKNQQDVSSYQLVRDREKRQIRQPSKFKDYQTYEGDEVIAGFAYLIMEDAGRREPSNHQEVLEDPDSELWIGAEQEEMTSLKKNATWILVDRVKGQKPIGCKWVYKRKAGIAGVEDPRFKARLVAKGYAQIEGVDFQEIFSPVAKHVSIRFLLSMVVHFDMELQQMDVKTAFLHGYLDEDIYMDQPEGYEDKDYPEKVCLLKRSLYGLRQSPRQWNTRFDEFIVSQGFVRSEYDICVYYKEYEEDSYVYLLLYVDDILLASKSKVQVTELKKLLSSEFEMKDLGDAKKILGMEIMRDRERGTLTVSQEDYAWKVLGNFSMEKSKSVSTPLGAHFRLSSATEKELKDQELYMRDVPYQSAVGSLMYSMVGTRPDLAYAIGMVCRFMNGPIKIHWQAVKWILRYLRGSTKVKLAYTNEGKFVVKGYCDADYGADLDKRRSVTGMVFTVGGNVVSWRSSLQKSIALSTTEAEWIALGEASREAMWLRGLINELGFEQDLVEVFCDSQSAIALSRNPVHHEKTKHVDVKYNFVRELVSEKIIDVVKIATQYNPADIFTKVLPVGKMREALRFLRITET from the coding sequence ATGTCGCTACCGATGACTGGATCCAAGATCGAGATCGAACGGTTCGATGGAGATGGTGACTTCTCCCTGTGGAAGAGAAGGATGTATGCGTTTCTCAGCGTATCTGGATTGAAGGACGCTCTGGAAGCAAAAACCTCAAGCTCAGAGGTTAAAGATGAAGCTTCAGACGATGATGATCTTGATGCGAAGAAAGAGAAGCAAGCGGTTTTGGATGCAAGATCGGAGCGTTGCGAGAAAGCAATGAATCTGATATTCTTGAACGTAGGTGATCATGTTCTGAGGAAGATCGAGAGATGTACAACAGCTGCAGATACATGGTTACTTCTGGAAACTCTGTATCAGCCAAAGTCTTTACCTAACAGAGTTCATGCACAGCTCCAACTCTATGGATTCAAGATGCAAGACGGAAAAACAATCGATGAGAATGTAGATGATTTCCTCAAGATAGTAGGAGAACTTAGTCATCTGAGTATTGAGGTTCCAGAGGAAGTACAAGCAGTGTTGCTGCTTAGTTCTTTGCCGTCAAAGTATGATCAGCTAAAGGAAACCTTGAAGTACAGCAGAGATGTGATAAAAGTGGAAGATGTTACTAGCTCTGCTAAGTCGAAGGAGAAGGAACTCAAGGAAACTTCAGGGTCTCGGACAAGTTCAGAAGGTCACTTTGTAAGAGGAAGATCAGAGAATAGAACTTGGTCATCAGGCAAAGGAAAGAATTACGGAAGATCTAGATCAAAGTCTGCAGAAGGAAAGAAGATTTGCTGGATCTGTGGCAAAGAAGGTCACTTCAAGAAACAGTGCTACAAGTGGCTTGAGAGGAACAAAGGAAAGTCTCAATCGAGAAACCAACCTGAGTCATCATTGGCCAGAGATGATGCTCAAGATTTGGTGGGCTTAATAGCAAGCGAGGTAAACTTGTCTCAGGATCAGAACGACCTTGAAGAATGGGTACTTGATACCGGATGTTCGTTTCACATGACGGCGAGGAAGGAAGTGTTCATCAATCTGCAGGAGAAAGCATCGGGAAAGGTCAGAATGGCTAACAACAGTCATACTGAAGTTAAAGGCATTGGCTCTGTGCGTTTCAGGAATCAGGACGGCACTACCTTTGTACTGCACGAGGTCAGATTCATGCCAGGAATCGCACGAAATCTCATCTCTTTGGGCAATCTTGAACAAAAAGGATGTGAATTCAGAGGATCTGGAGGAGTTGTGAAGATTGTTAAAGGGTGTGTAGTGATTATGAAAGGAGAACGTAAAGGAAATGATACGTTGTATATTCTAAAAGGCAGTGCAGTAAAGGTAGAAGCTTGTACGGCTGCGGCGTCAAGTCAAATATCGGATGAGGAGGCAAAGATGGCTACAACAAGACTCTGGCATAGCAGACTTGGTCATGTAGGCCAGAAAGGGTTAGAAGTGCTGGCCAAGGAAGGTTGCATTGACAAGTCAAGCATCACGAATCTTGACTTTTGCGAAGACTGTGTAATTGGAAAGGCTCATAAAGTGAGTTTTGGCAAAGCAAAGCACGTTACCAAAGAGAAACTAGACTATGTTCACTCTGATCTGTGGGGTTCACCAAACGTACCAGAAAGTCTCAGCAGCTGTCATTACTTCATATCATTTATCGACGATTGGTCAAGAAAAGTTTGGATATACTTTCTCAAGACAAAAGACGAGGCTTTTGAGAAGTTTGTGGAGTGGAAGAAGATGGTCGAAATACAGTCTGAGAGAAAAGTGAAGAAGTTAAGAACAGATAACGGTCTCGAGTATTGCAACTTGAGATTCGACAAGTTCTGTAAAGAAGAAGGAGTAGTAAGACACAGAACGTGTACTTATACCCCTCAGCAAAACGGAGTTGCTGAGAGACTGAATCGAAGCATAATGAACAAGGTCCGCAGTATATTGAGTGAGAGCGGCTTGGAACTCAAATTTTGGGCTGAAGCGGCATCTACTTCAGTATATGTCATTAACCGGCTTCCATCATCAGctatagattttgagattcCTGAACAGAGATGGACTACAGCGTTACCAGAGTTGTCAGGCTTAAGGAGATTTGGGTGCGTGGTGTATGTGCACACAGACGAAGGGAAACTGAACCCAAGATCGAAGAAAGGAGTGTTCACTGGTTATCCTGAGGGAGTAAAGGGGTTTAGAGTTTGGTTGCTGGATGATGAACGGTGTGTCATCAGCAGGAACGTCATATTTCGAGAAGACTTGATGTACAAAGACATCAACAAGATTGAATCTTCAGGTACCTCTATCCTTGTTCCATATGATTTAACTAATAAAAGTTCGAGTCTTGATCTTGCAGGTGATCAAGAAGAACAGGTTAATACTCAAGAAGGTGTTTCAAGTTCAACTGGTGCTGGTGAAACTACGGTTCAGACTGAAGCAATTGAGACATCTAAAAATCAACAAGATGTGAGCAGCTATCAGTTGGTTAGAGACAGGGAGAAGAGGCAGATACGTCAACCTTCAAAGTTTAAAGACTACCAGACGTATGAAGGAGATGAAGTGATTGCTGGCTTCGCATATTTGATAATGGAGGATGCTGGAAGACGTGAGCCCAGCAATCATCAGGAAGTGTTAGAAGACCCTGACAGTGAGTTGTGGATAGGAGCAGAACAAGAAGAGATGACTTCCCTGAAGAAAAATGCAACATGGATTCTAGTTGACAGAGTTAAAGGTCAGAAGCCGATAGGTTGCAAGTGGGTCTACAAACGAAAGGCAGGCATTGCAGGCGTTGAGGATCCTAGGTTCAAAGCTCGTTTGGTGGCGAAGGGATATGCACAGATAGAAGGAGTAGATTTTCAAGAGATATTCTCACCTGTGGCTAAGCATGTGTCAATCAGGTTCTTGTTGTCCATGGTGGTTCATTTTGATATGGAACTTCAACAAATGGACGTAAAGACTGCGTTTCTACACGGCTATCTTGACGAAGACATCTATATGGATCAGCCTGAAGGGTATGAGGATAAGGATTATCCGGAGAAGGTGTGTCTTCTAAAGCGGTCTCTTTACGGTTTGAGACAATCTCCTCGTCAGTGGAATACGAGGTTTGACGAGTTCATTGTGTCACAAGGTTTTGTGAGGAGTGAGTATGACATCTGCGTATACTATAAAGAATATGAGGAGGACAGTTATGTTTATCTGTTGTTATATGTGGACGACATTCTTTTGGCGTCTAAAAGTAAGGTTCAAGTGACTGAGCTGAAGAAGTTACTCAGCTCGGAGTTTGAGATGAAGGATCTCGGGGATGCTAAGAAGATATTAGGCATGGAGATTATGCGTGATCGAGAGAGAGGTACTTTAACAGTATCTCAGGAGGACTACGCTTGGAAGGTGTTGGGGAATTTCAGCATGGAGAAATCAAAAAGTGTGTCAACACCACTAGGGGCACACTTTCGCTTAAGCTCAGCGACTGAAAAGGAATTAAAAGATCAGGAGCTTTATATGAGAGACGTCCCTTATCAGAGTGCTGTGGGGTCATTAATGTACTCAATGGTGGGAACAAGACCTGATCTGGCTTATGCTATTGGGATGGTTTGTAGATTCATGAACGGTCCCATAAAGATTCATTGGCAGGCAGTTAAATGGATTCTAAGGTATCTGAGAGGATCTACTAAAGTGAAGCTAGCATACACAAACGAAGGAAAGTTTGTGGTCAAgggctactgtgatgcggacTATGGAGCAGACTTGGATAAGCGTAGATCTGTTACTGGGATGGTGTTTACAGTTGGTGGAAATGTTGTGAGTTGGAGATCAAGTCTTCAAAAGTCTATTGCATTGTCAACTACAGAAGCAGAATGGATAGCGTTAGGAGAAGCTTCAAGAGAAGCCATGTGGCTAAGAGGACTCATCAATGAGTTGGGATttgaacaagacttggtggAAGTCTTTTGTGATTCTCAAAGTGCAATCGCGCTTTCTAGGAACCCAGTTCATCATGAGAAAACCAAACACGTAGATGTGAAGTACAACTTTGTTCGGGAGCTTGTTAGTGAGAAGATCATCGACGTTGTGAAGATAGCAACACAGTATAACCctgctgatatcttcaccaaagTGCTACCAGTCGGGAAGATGCGGGAAGCTCTGAGGTTTCTCAGAATCACAGAAACCTAA
- the LOC106345945 gene encoding uncharacterized protein LOC106345945 isoform X2, with amino-acid sequence METGTSTSNSGNSRNDSYETIKNGSWFNQFRNGCNPWMARYVYGLIFLIANLLAWAARDYGRRALNKVTKFKNCKEGENCLGTEGVLRVSLGCFLFYFVMFLSTLGTSKTHSSRDKWHSGWWSAKLIMWPALTIIPFLLPSTIILLYGELAHFGAGVFLLIQLISVISFITWLNECYQSQKDAERCHVRVMLLATTSYTVCIVGVILMYIWYAPDSSCLLNIFFITWTLFLIQLMTSIALHPKVNAGYLTPALMGLYVVFICWCAIRSEPVGENCNRKAAASNRTDWLTIISFVVALLAMVIATFSTGIDSQCFQFKKDVCSEGEEEEEEVEEDGVPYGYGFFHFVFATGAMYFAMLLIGWNTHHPMKKWTIDVGWTSTWVRIVNEWVAVCVYIWMLMAPIVLKTRRQRASGT; translated from the exons ATGGAGACCGGTACAAGCACTAGCAACAGCGGAAACAGCAGAAACGATAGCTATGAAACCATCAAGAACGGATCATGGTTTAATCAGTTCCGCAATGGCTGTAATCCCTGGATGGCTAGATATGTATACGGTCTTATATTCCTCATCGCAAATTTACTAGCTTGGGCTGCTCGTGATTATGGTCGGCGTGCCTTAAATAAAGTAACAA AATTCAAGAATTGTAAAGAAGGAGAAAACTGTTTGGGGACAGAAGGAGTCTTGAGGGTTAGCTTGGGATGTTTT CTGTTCTATTTCGTAATGTTTCTATCAACACTTGGCACATCAAAAACGCATTCATCAAGAGATAAATGGCATTCTGGATGGTGGTCTGCTAAGCTTATCATGTGGCCTGCTTTAACCATCATTCCTTTCTTGCTTCCTTCTACCATTATTCTCCTTTACG GAGAGCTTGCCCATTTTGGTGCAGG GGTATTTCTACTCATACAGCTAATCAGTGTGATCAGTTTTATTACATGGCTTAACGAGTGCTATCAGTCCCAAAAAGATGCAGAAAGATG CCATGTCCGTGTGATGCTACTAGCAACAACTTCATACACAGTGTGTATAGTTGGGGTGATTTTGATGTACATATGGTACGCACCGGATTCTTCTTGTCTTCTCAATATATTCTTCATAACTTGGACATTGTTTCTCATCCAGCTCATGACAAGCATCGCTCTCCATCCTAAA GTCAATGCTGGATACTTGACTCCGGCTCTTATGGGACTCTATGTTGTGTTTATCTGCTGGTGCGCCATTCGAAG TGAACCAGTGGGAGAAAACTGCAACAGAAAAGCCGCAGCTTCAAACAGAACGGACTGGCTTACAATCATT AGCTTTGTGGTTGCGTTATTGGCAATGGTGATTGCCACATTTTCGACAGGAATAGACTCGCAGTGTTTCCAATTCAAGAAAGATGTGTGtagtgaaggagaagaagaagaagaagaagtagaggAAGATGGTGTTCCATATGGATATGGATTCTTCCATTTTGTGTTTGCGACAGGAGCAATGTACTTCGCTATGCTACTCATCGGTTGGAACACTCATCACCCCATGAAAAA GTGGACGATTGACGTGGGATGGACGAGTACTTGGGTGAGGATTGTGAACGAGTGGGTTGCAGTTTGCGTATACA TATGGATGCTGATGGCTCCAATCGTGCTGAAGACCAGAAGACAAAGAGCAAGTGGGACATGA